The Geotalea uraniireducens Rf4 genome window below encodes:
- a CDS encoding pentapeptide repeat-containing protein: protein MKTIRLILMTCLTAVTLLAPLSGAAFAACTDPAGPSVDWTSCNKSGADLHGLDLTSAILTSAILTSANLTNANLTNANLNGANLYNADLTGATLTGAIFTANNLDVAQLYGVVGLTETQLLAYAANNKYVALNCYGTVCGPNLYKVRMKNLNLSGFNLSGMNFSHAFLEENCNLSGANLTGAKFSNIWVMTGVNLSNAQGVTPGMFADFVTAMNTYHGFTFSGFNLSGLNVSGFDFTGVDLSNVNLSNVTGLTSAQLRSAFSIQGMNLSGVNLTGFDFSGLNLTNVNLSNTTGLTSAQLFSATSFQGVNLSGVDLSGFDFSGKDLTNVNLSNTTISSAQLRSATSIQGVNLSGLNVSGFDFTGVDLSNVNLSNVTGLTSAQLRSASSIQGVNLSGLNLSVFDFSGKDLTNINLSNVTGLTSDQLRSATSIQGVNLTGVSLTGFDFSGLNLTNVNLGNTNISSAQLLSASSIQGANLSGLNLSGLDLHGLNLTGATFTGANLANANLSNVIGLTDAQLRSASNMQGVNLSGVNLTGFDFSGLNLTNVNLSGTNVTPTQLSQATSLLGVNLSGLTLPNFDMRNLNLTGVNLSNTNLTGVASTNANTILAGVNLSGSNITSAQFNAASGNLAGINLSGLNLAGFIFSGKDLTGANLSNATNVDSAQLTGAASLQGANLTGLSFAGGTLAGANLTGINLSNVDLTNVNLTGTNLTNATLTNATFTGATLTSATFTGSTLTVAQLLAASAAGLQGVNLSGLNLSGIDLSGKNLSNAVLTGTNLTNATLATVNLTGANLTNATLTGAAFNGGTNLTGATLTSATLTGATGLTSAVLAAASTAMSGINLSGQNLGSIDLSGKNLSNANLGNAGLTSANLNNANLTGANLSGADLTLATLTGANMASAILTGATGLTYAQLASAANLHGINLSNRTLADLHGLDLTGASLLNANLANADLSNTNLTNANLTGAILSGATLTGATLANAILTGVTGLNAINFSAGAHGSISGTAFQQVAPGGSTTAVTAVPNAGYHFIAWVDAANNVLSTVLTHSVSNVTVSNTLIALFVANDNTVTSIIQDPATPATLFAGLDGAGVYKSTNSGANWNVASTQPANLRVKALAAKDSNNLYAAGYGSGVLKSTDSGATWTACANTNLTNLNVKSLTMDAAGKLYAGTEAGIFVSTDGCGTWTAQSAGLP from the coding sequence ATGAAAACAATACGCCTGATCCTCATGACCTGCCTAACCGCCGTCACCCTGCTCGCCCCCCTTTCCGGCGCGGCCTTTGCCGCCTGCACCGACCCCGCCGGCCCCAGCGTGGACTGGACTAGCTGTAACAAGTCCGGTGCCGACCTGCACGGCCTGGACCTGACCAGCGCCATCCTGACCAGCGCCATCCTGACCAGCGCCAACCTGACCAACGCCAACCTGACCAACGCCAACCTGAACGGCGCTAACCTGTACAACGCCGACTTGACCGGCGCCACCCTGACCGGCGCCATTTTCACTGCAAACAACCTGGACGTTGCGCAGTTGTACGGCGTCGTCGGCCTGACCGAAACCCAACTGCTCGCCTATGCCGCGAACAACAAGTATGTAGCCTTAAACTGCTACGGCACCGTGTGCGGTCCCAATCTGTACAAGGTTCGAATGAAAAATCTCAACCTGAGCGGCTTCAACCTGAGCGGCATGAATTTTTCCCATGCGTTTTTAGAGGAAAACTGCAACCTGAGCGGAGCCAACCTGACTGGCGCCAAATTTTCAAACATTTGGGTGATGACCGGCGTCAACCTGAGCAATGCCCAAGGGGTTACCCCGGGAATGTTCGCCGACTTTGTTACAGCAATGAATACCTATCACGGGTTCACATTCTCCGGCTTCAACCTCTCCGGCCTGAATGTGTCCGGCTTTGATTTTACGGGCGTGGACCTGAGCAATGTCAACCTGAGCAACGTGACCGGCCTGACCAGCGCCCAGTTGCGCAGCGCCTTCAGCATCCAGGGGATGAACCTGTCCGGGGTGAACCTGACCGGCTTTGATTTTTCCGGCCTGAACCTGACCAACGTCAACCTGAGCAATACCACCGGGCTCACCAGTGCCCAGTTGTTCAGCGCAACCAGCTTCCAGGGGGTAAACCTGTCCGGGGTCGATCTGTCCGGCTTTGATTTTTCGGGCAAGGACCTGACCAACGTCAACCTGAGCAACACCACCATCAGCAGCGCCCAGTTGCGTAGCGCCACCAGCATCCAGGGGGTGAACCTGTCCGGCCTGAATGTGTCCGGCTTTGATTTTACGGGCGTGGACCTGAGCAATGTCAACCTGAGCAACGTGACCGGCCTGACCAGCGCCCAGTTGCGCAGCGCCTCCAGCATCCAGGGGGTGAACCTGTCCGGGCTGAACCTGAGCGTCTTTGATTTTTCGGGCAAGGACCTGACCAACATCAACCTGAGCAACGTGACCGGACTGACCAGCGACCAGTTGCGCAGCGCCACCAGCATCCAGGGGGTGAACCTGACCGGGGTGAGCCTGACCGGCTTTGATTTTTCGGGCCTGAACCTGACCAACGTCAACCTGGGCAACACCAACATTAGCAGCGCCCAGTTGCTCAGCGCCTCCAGCATCCAGGGGGCCAACCTGTCCGGGCTGAACCTGTCCGGGTTAGACCTGCACGGCCTGAACCTGACCGGCGCCACCTTCACCGGCGCCAACCTGGCCAATGCCAATCTGAGCAACGTGATCGGACTGACCGATGCCCAGTTGCGCAGCGCGAGCAACATGCAGGGGGTGAACCTGTCCGGGGTGAACCTGACCGGTTTTGATTTTTCGGGGCTGAACCTGACCAACGTCAACCTGAGCGGCACGAACGTCACCCCCACCCAGTTGAGCCAAGCCACCAGTCTCCTGGGGGTCAACCTGAGCGGACTGACCCTGCCCAATTTCGATATGAGGAACCTGAACCTGACCGGGGTCAACCTGAGCAACACCAACCTGACCGGCGTGGCGAGTACCAACGCCAACACCATCCTGGCCGGGGTCAACCTGAGCGGCTCGAACATCACCAGCGCCCAGTTCAACGCCGCCTCCGGCAATCTCGCGGGGATCAACCTGTCCGGGTTGAACCTGGCCGGGTTCATTTTCTCGGGCAAGGACCTGACCGGGGCCAACCTGAGCAACGCGACGAACGTAGACAGCGCCCAGCTCACTGGCGCGGCCAGCCTCCAGGGGGCAAACCTGACCGGGTTGAGCTTTGCCGGCGGCACTCTTGCAGGCGCCAATCTGACCGGGATCAACCTGTCAAACGTCGACCTGACCAACGTCAACCTGACCGGCACGAACCTGACCAACGCCACCCTGACCAACGCCACTTTCACCGGCGCCACCCTGACCAGCGCCACCTTCACCGGCAGCACCCTGACCGTGGCCCAGTTGCTGGCCGCCTCGGCCGCCGGCCTGCAAGGGGTGAACCTGTCCGGGCTGAACCTGAGCGGCATCGACCTGAGCGGCAAAAACCTCTCCAACGCCGTCCTGACCGGGACGAACCTGACCAACGCCACCCTGGCCACCGTCAACCTGACCGGCGCGAACCTGACAAACGCCACCCTGACCGGGGCGGCCTTTAACGGCGGCACCAACCTGACCGGCGCTACCCTGACCAGCGCCACCCTGACCGGCGCAACCGGGTTGACCAGCGCCGTGCTGGCGGCCGCATCCACCGCCATGTCCGGCATCAACCTGAGCGGACAGAATCTGGGCAGCATCGACCTGAGCGGCAAAAACCTGAGCAATGCCAATCTCGGCAATGCCGGCCTGACCAGCGCCAACCTGAACAACGCCAACCTGACCGGCGCCAATCTGAGCGGCGCGGACTTGACGCTAGCCACGCTGACCGGGGCCAACATGGCCAGCGCCATCCTGACCGGCGCGACCGGGCTGACCTATGCCCAGCTCGCCTCGGCCGCAAACCTGCACGGCATCAACCTGTCGAACAGGACCCTGGCCGACCTGCATGGCCTGGACCTGACCGGCGCCAGCCTGTTGAACGCCAACCTGGCCAACGCCGATCTGAGCAATACCAACCTGACCAACGCCAACCTGACGGGCGCCATCCTGTCCGGCGCCACCCTGACCGGCGCCACCCTGGCCAATGCCATACTGACCGGCGTAACCGGGCTGAACGCCATCAACTTCAGCGCCGGGGCCCACGGCAGCATCAGCGGCACGGCGTTCCAGCAGGTGGCCCCCGGCGGCTCCACCACGGCGGTGACGGCGGTGCCCAACGCCGGGTATCACTTCATTGCCTGGGTCGATGCCGCCAACAACGTGCTCTCCACGGTTCTTACGCACTCCGTGTCCAACGTCACGGTCAGCAACACGCTCATCGCCCTGTTTGTCGCCAATGACAACACCGTCACCAGCATCATCCAAGACCCGGCCACGCCGGCTACCCTCTTTGCCGGGCTGGACGGGGCAGGGGTCTACAAGAGCACCAACAGCGGCGCAAACTGGAACGTCGCCTCCACCCAGCCGGCCAATCTGCGGGTCAAAGCGCTGGCCGCCAAGGATTCCAACAACCTGTACGCGGCGGGTTACGGGAGCGGGGTATTGAAGAGCACGGACAGCGGCGCTACCTGGACCGCCTGCGCTAACACCAATCTTACGAACCTGAATGTGAAATCACTGACCATGGATGCCGCCGGCAAGCTCTACGCCGGCACCGAGGCGGGGATTTTCGTCAGCACGGATGGCTGCGGGACGTGGACGGCACAGAGCGCGGGGCTGCCGTAA
- a CDS encoding sensor histidine kinase has translation MKLTPRHILIAGLLVILAALAIWKCTATTTPGAVRFTGDWHYRWEQGGAWQPYLLESPPERGGHTDLWLETTIPDTGSARQALFIPAYTAFQSFEVRMGDRLLYRSGMLPAGFADRHRYLLWHLIDLPANSAGTPLIFHFSSTHHRCIGLIGPVWLGEPFSIQKHFVMMQLPVAILAALFILVGVASLAAARFFTSTSRAQLTAFAQTALGAGCYLFSESTICQMVIDPPVLASYLHYLSFFLFVTGFCRYFEPLTGGVNRTITTRIYQLFAVYPLLATLLDLSDLVSWDISFSLALQLVMVVVCWFAILICSPRFKTSAPRDAALIRAAFIPLFIAGLFDAATGLQLIGSGPLLYPWGLLVLMCVLFYRVLALDREEREAARLSLEKSRRAEETAIDEERRRIARDIHDGVAQDLAMMNMRASVWEHLVHSNREKMTEEIKLFRKLLHKNIGEVRRAIFAMRPVELDELGFSEAVGRYVKEFGQYTGLRIDLEMAGDIAMPRQLELELYRIIQESLNNIAKHAGATEAGVRISDDVAGCLTVSIADNGKGFDLSALAQSPRLGLRQMKERVERRNGTFLIDSGPGRGAAITICFPITITADEGMTPLST, from the coding sequence ATGAAATTGACCCCGCGACATATCCTTATTGCAGGCTTGCTTGTCATCCTGGCCGCTCTGGCGATCTGGAAATGTACCGCCACAACGACTCCCGGTGCGGTTCGTTTCACCGGCGACTGGCATTATCGCTGGGAGCAGGGGGGGGCGTGGCAGCCATACCTGCTGGAAAGTCCGCCGGAAAGGGGTGGACATACCGATCTCTGGCTGGAGACAACGATACCGGATACCGGCTCGGCCCGTCAGGCCCTCTTCATTCCCGCCTATACCGCCTTCCAGTCATTTGAGGTCAGAATGGGCGACCGGCTGTTGTATCGCAGCGGCATGCTGCCCGCAGGCTTTGCCGACCGTCACCGTTACCTCCTGTGGCACCTGATAGACCTGCCTGCCAATTCTGCCGGAACTCCCCTGATCTTTCACTTTTCGTCCACACATCACCGCTGCATCGGCCTGATCGGGCCGGTCTGGCTGGGCGAACCGTTCAGCATCCAGAAGCATTTCGTGATGATGCAGCTTCCCGTGGCCATCCTCGCCGCCCTCTTCATCCTGGTCGGCGTTGCCTCCCTCGCTGCTGCCCGCTTCTTCACTTCCACCTCACGCGCCCAGTTGACCGCATTCGCGCAAACGGCCCTGGGGGCGGGGTGCTATCTTTTTTCTGAATCGACCATCTGCCAGATGGTGATCGATCCACCGGTTCTCGCCTCGTACCTCCATTATCTCTCCTTCTTTCTGTTCGTCACCGGTTTCTGCCGTTACTTCGAGCCGCTGACCGGCGGCGTCAACCGCACGATTACCACCCGGATCTATCAATTGTTCGCTGTATATCCGCTGCTTGCCACACTGCTGGACCTGTCCGACCTCGTCAGTTGGGATATATCGTTTTCACTGGCGTTGCAGCTGGTCATGGTCGTGGTTTGCTGGTTTGCCATCCTCATCTGCTCTCCCCGTTTCAAAACATCCGCTCCCCGTGACGCGGCCCTGATCAGGGCCGCGTTCATCCCGCTGTTCATCGCCGGTCTGTTCGATGCCGCCACCGGTCTGCAACTGATCGGTTCCGGCCCCCTGTTATATCCATGGGGATTGCTCGTCCTGATGTGTGTGCTGTTCTATCGCGTCCTGGCGCTCGACCGGGAGGAGAGGGAAGCGGCCCGCCTCTCCCTGGAAAAGTCGCGGCGCGCCGAGGAGACGGCAATCGACGAGGAGCGGCGGCGCATCGCCCGTGATATCCATGACGGCGTGGCCCAGGACCTGGCCATGATGAATATGCGCGCCAGTGTCTGGGAGCATCTGGTTCATTCCAACCGGGAAAAGATGACCGAAGAAATCAAGCTGTTCCGGAAGCTTCTGCACAAAAACATCGGCGAGGTGCGCCGGGCGATCTTTGCCATGAGGCCGGTGGAGCTGGATGAACTCGGCTTTAGCGAGGCTGTCGGGCGCTACGTCAAGGAATTCGGGCAGTACACCGGTCTGCGGATCGACCTGGAAATGGCGGGGGATATAGCCATGCCGCGTCAACTGGAATTGGAACTCTACCGGATCATTCAGGAGAGTCTCAATAATATCGCCAAGCACGCCGGGGCAACCGAGGCAGGTGTCAGGATAAGCGATGACGTCGCCGGCTGTTTGACCGTCTCCATCGCAGACAACGGCAAAGGCTTCGATCTGTCAGCTCTGGCGCAGAGTCCGCGTCTGGGGCTCAGGCAGATGAAGGAACGGGTGGAGCGCCGCAACGGAACCTTCCTGATCGACAGCGGGCCGGGCCGGGGTGCCGCCATCACCATCTGTTTTCCCATCACTATTACCGCCGATGAAGGCATGACACCGCTTTCCACCTGA